The proteins below are encoded in one region of Microbispora sp. NBC_01189:
- a CDS encoding ATP-binding protein produces the protein MTEITQAELGEALPQLLLSLMERRYLGDFQPARWRLAPHPDDAARPVLSEVLGLGRPRPGEEIAAAMPYVLTASHWHGQAVVLTVHGDGTRHRIFVGGRRIAGTARGSTEDFIQAQAGLLGAHVPGLVLGEAAPLDGSGFPELSSFLGSAPALAAISGIPSVRHGPAGSAAFQNLDRLIGTVGRRRYALMVVAEPLGPADLDDTLARCTRLKSEIHSLVSQSVTHTAGENTQVSTTTIEAGPAARPASLMMGLYGLAAFCAAAGMLDPAASRNLGVLGALINPANSMVRLLPALLGGGERTNVTHSHGENRSTAQAVHLLDAGAERCRALLQHHIDRLTTARGKGWWRTSVYVAADSEGTLESVAAALRGICSGDVSTLDPMRVIRLPTWALRQVIARGQSLTLSAAEGGDGHPFGPAYDSLATCMTSDELAVLVSLPRRDVPGLPIRDVGEFALSAPPPTRRAVTLGGLLAPDNRELQPVTLTGEGLNRHVFISGMTGYGKTTTAKNLLIEAYTRLEVPFLVIEPVKAEYRSLAAHPALRGRLKVFTVGGDSHLPLRLNPFVPVGSVPLARHIDLLKAVFNAAFPMFAGMPYVLEEAMIDIYTERGWNLYTSVNDLLGPRPSAEDLNALVPSIGDLHDKIDEVLDRKQYGREVHQNMGAALRSRLRSLMVGTKGLALDTRRTIPAHDLFDAPAVIELRNLGDDEEKAFVMALLLCQLYEYAESRVGEARGERLRHLTLIEEAHRLLRAPRSAPGMETADSQAKAVSMFTDMLAEMRSYGEGFIVADQIPTKLAPETVKNSNVKILHRLVSAEDRAVVGAALGLTEAQSRHLATLPPGEAIVHDERIGSAVLVRMTDSERAGQPARPPEPVAARRAGLSYLHRNGGCRHCPAPCEYLFRTGHLADAEFEPFFLRVLLSDAEQAWAEWSRLAGGSTDAGVLYCAVTQAAYRWLGRYLAERDGVPAASGADAARTHGDRMLRQDRGAREFARLAARWREAGALGDAERTCFAEAKGALQSAVADRPIRELPGCANCPARCLMPGFVAPQLPRIGQQVVGRVTLTAHSAEARSRNVRRLGPDLGPVWTALGSDGERDALLHCLVTMACEEVADDEVDAVLAALPGGHDDEANQNRRRQAV, from the coding sequence GGGCTGGGCCGCCCGCGCCCCGGTGAGGAGATCGCGGCGGCCATGCCGTACGTGCTGACCGCCTCCCACTGGCACGGCCAGGCCGTCGTCCTGACGGTCCACGGTGACGGCACCCGGCACCGGATCTTCGTGGGCGGGCGGCGGATCGCGGGCACCGCACGCGGCTCGACGGAGGATTTCATCCAGGCGCAGGCCGGCCTCCTCGGCGCCCACGTTCCCGGGCTCGTGCTGGGCGAGGCGGCCCCACTGGACGGGAGCGGGTTCCCTGAGCTCTCGTCTTTCCTGGGGTCGGCGCCCGCGCTGGCCGCGATCTCCGGCATCCCTTCGGTCAGGCACGGTCCGGCGGGGTCGGCCGCGTTCCAGAACCTCGACCGGCTGATCGGTACCGTCGGACGGCGACGCTACGCGCTCATGGTGGTGGCCGAGCCGCTCGGCCCCGCCGACCTCGACGACACCCTCGCCCGCTGCACCCGTCTGAAGAGCGAGATCCACTCCCTGGTGAGTCAGTCGGTCACGCACACGGCCGGGGAGAACACGCAGGTCAGCACCACCACCATCGAGGCCGGCCCGGCCGCGCGGCCCGCCTCCCTGATGATGGGTCTGTACGGCCTGGCGGCCTTCTGCGCGGCCGCCGGGATGCTCGACCCCGCCGCCAGCCGCAACCTGGGCGTGCTCGGCGCGCTGATCAATCCGGCGAACTCAATGGTGAGACTGCTGCCCGCGCTTCTGGGCGGCGGCGAGCGCACCAACGTCACGCACTCCCACGGCGAGAACAGGAGCACAGCGCAGGCCGTCCACCTGCTCGACGCCGGCGCGGAGCGGTGCCGGGCGCTGCTCCAGCACCACATCGACCGGCTGACCACGGCGCGCGGCAAGGGCTGGTGGCGTACGTCCGTGTACGTGGCCGCCGACAGCGAGGGCACCCTGGAATCGGTCGCCGCGGCGCTGCGCGGCATCTGCAGCGGCGACGTCTCCACGCTCGACCCGATGCGGGTGATCCGGCTGCCCACGTGGGCCCTCCGCCAGGTGATCGCCCGGGGGCAGTCGCTCACGCTGAGTGCGGCCGAAGGGGGCGACGGCCATCCCTTCGGCCCGGCCTACGACTCCCTCGCCACCTGCATGACCTCCGACGAGCTTGCCGTGCTGGTCAGCCTGCCCCGGCGGGACGTGCCCGGGCTGCCGATCCGCGACGTCGGGGAGTTCGCGCTGTCGGCACCTCCGCCGACCCGGCGCGCGGTGACGCTGGGCGGGCTGCTCGCCCCAGACAACCGGGAGTTACAACCGGTGACTCTGACCGGCGAGGGGCTGAACCGGCACGTCTTCATCAGCGGCATGACCGGCTATGGCAAGACGACCACGGCGAAGAACCTGCTGATCGAGGCGTACACGCGACTGGAGGTGCCGTTCCTGGTCATCGAACCGGTGAAAGCCGAATACCGGTCGCTGGCCGCCCACCCGGCGTTGCGGGGGCGGCTGAAGGTCTTCACGGTGGGCGGGGACTCCCATCTGCCGCTGCGGCTCAACCCTTTCGTCCCGGTCGGCTCGGTCCCGCTGGCCCGTCACATCGATTTGCTCAAGGCCGTCTTCAACGCGGCGTTCCCGATGTTCGCCGGGATGCCGTACGTGCTGGAGGAGGCGATGATCGACATCTACACCGAACGCGGCTGGAACCTGTACACCTCCGTGAACGACCTGCTCGGCCCCCGCCCTTCAGCCGAAGATCTCAACGCGCTCGTGCCGTCCATCGGCGACTTGCACGACAAGATCGATGAGGTCCTCGACCGCAAGCAGTACGGCCGGGAGGTCCACCAGAACATGGGGGCGGCCCTGCGGTCCCGGCTGCGCAGCCTCATGGTCGGCACCAAAGGCCTGGCGCTCGACACGCGGCGGACGATCCCCGCTCACGACCTTTTCGACGCGCCGGCTGTCATCGAGCTGCGCAACCTCGGCGACGACGAGGAGAAGGCCTTCGTCATGGCACTGCTGCTCTGCCAGCTGTACGAGTACGCCGAGTCACGCGTGGGCGAGGCGCGTGGGGAGCGGCTGCGGCACCTGACCCTGATCGAGGAGGCCCACCGGCTGCTCCGCGCGCCCCGGTCCGCACCGGGAATGGAGACCGCCGACTCCCAGGCCAAGGCGGTGAGCATGTTCACGGACATGCTCGCGGAGATGCGTTCCTACGGGGAGGGCTTCATCGTGGCCGACCAGATCCCCACCAAGCTGGCGCCCGAGACCGTGAAGAACTCCAACGTGAAGATCCTGCACCGGCTCGTGTCGGCCGAGGACCGCGCCGTGGTCGGCGCCGCACTCGGGCTGACCGAGGCGCAGAGCCGCCATCTCGCGACGCTGCCACCCGGCGAGGCGATCGTCCACGACGAGCGCATCGGCTCCGCCGTGCTGGTTCGGATGACCGACAGCGAGCGGGCCGGACAACCGGCGCGGCCACCTGAGCCCGTCGCGGCCCGTCGCGCCGGCCTGTCGTACCTGCACCGCAACGGCGGATGCCGACACTGCCCGGCCCCCTGCGAGTACCTGTTCCGCACCGGTCACCTGGCGGACGCCGAGTTCGAGCCCTTCTTCCTGCGGGTCCTGCTCTCCGACGCGGAGCAGGCCTGGGCGGAGTGGTCGCGCCTCGCCGGAGGAAGCACGGACGCCGGGGTGCTCTACTGCGCCGTCACTCAGGCGGCCTACCGCTGGCTGGGACGGTATCTGGCGGAACGGGACGGGGTCCCGGCCGCGTCCGGGGCGGACGCCGCCCGGACACACGGGGACCGGATGCTCCGCCAGGACCGGGGGGCGCGCGAGTTCGCGCGGCTCGCCGCCCGCTGGCGGGAAGCCGGGGCGCTCGGCGACGCGGAACGCACCTGTTTCGCCGAGGCGAAGGGGGCACTCCAGAGCGCGGTCGCCGACCGGCCCATCCGCGAACTGCCCGGCTGTGCGAACTGCCCGGCCCGCTGCCTGATGCCGGGCTTCGTCGCCCCACAGCTTCCCAGGATCGGACAGCAGGTCGTCGGCCGCGTCACGCTCACCGCTCACTCAGCAGAGGCCAGGAGCCGGAACGTCCGCAGGCTGGGCCCCGACCTCGGGCCCGTCTGGACGGCGCTGGGCTCCGACGGCGAGCGGGACGCGCTGCTGCACTGCCTCGTGACCATGGCCTGCGAGGAGGTGGCGGACGACGAGGTGGACGCCGTCCTCGCGGCCCTGCCTGGTGGCCACGACGACGAGGCGAACCAGAACCGGCGACGGCAAGCGGTGTGA
- a CDS encoding acyl-CoA dehydrogenase family protein codes for MLNDEHIELRKSVEEFAREVVAPVIGDYYERCEFPYDVVRRMGAMGLFGLPVPEEYGGMGGDYFALCLALEELARVDSSVAITLEAAVSLGAVPILRYGTDEQKRRWLPGMAAGEILGAFGLTEPGGGSDVAGGMRTTAVLDGGEWVINGSKAFITNSGTDITGVVAVAAITGHREDGRPEISTILVPSGTPGMTVSKKYSKVGWSASDTRELSFTDCRVPEENILGERGRGYAQFLRTLDEGRVAIAAVSVGLAQGCVDESVRYARERRAFGQEIGGYQAIQFKIADMEARAHTARLAYYHAAERMMAGLPFKKEAAIAKLVASNAAMDNARDATQVFGGYGFMNEFPVGRFYRDAKILEIGEGTSEVQRMLIARELGLPA; via the coding sequence ATGCTCAACGACGAGCACATCGAGCTGCGCAAGTCCGTGGAGGAGTTCGCCCGCGAGGTGGTCGCCCCCGTCATCGGGGACTACTACGAGCGGTGCGAGTTCCCGTACGACGTCGTCCGCAGGATGGGCGCGATGGGCCTGTTCGGCCTGCCCGTCCCTGAGGAGTACGGCGGCATGGGCGGCGACTACTTCGCGCTGTGCCTGGCCCTGGAGGAGCTGGCCCGGGTCGACTCCTCGGTGGCGATCACCCTGGAGGCGGCGGTGTCGCTGGGCGCGGTGCCGATCCTCCGGTACGGCACCGACGAGCAGAAGCGGCGCTGGCTCCCGGGGATGGCAGCGGGGGAGATCCTGGGGGCCTTCGGGCTGACCGAGCCCGGCGGCGGCTCCGACGTGGCGGGCGGCATGCGCACCACCGCCGTCCTCGACGGCGGCGAGTGGGTGATCAACGGCTCCAAGGCGTTCATCACCAACTCCGGCACCGACATCACCGGGGTCGTCGCGGTGGCGGCGATCACCGGCCACCGGGAGGATGGACGGCCGGAGATCTCCACGATCCTCGTGCCGTCGGGCACGCCCGGCATGACGGTGTCGAAGAAGTATTCCAAGGTCGGCTGGTCGGCCTCCGACACCCGCGAGCTCTCCTTCACCGACTGCCGGGTGCCGGAGGAGAACATCCTCGGGGAGCGAGGGCGTGGGTACGCGCAGTTCCTCCGGACCCTCGACGAGGGCCGGGTGGCGATCGCCGCGGTGTCGGTGGGCCTCGCCCAGGGCTGCGTGGACGAGTCGGTGCGGTACGCGCGGGAGCGCCGGGCCTTCGGCCAGGAGATCGGGGGCTACCAGGCCATCCAGTTCAAGATCGCCGACATGGAGGCGCGGGCGCACACGGCCCGGCTGGCCTACTATCACGCCGCCGAGCGGATGATGGCCGGCCTGCCGTTCAAGAAGGAGGCGGCGATCGCCAAGCTCGTCGCGTCGAACGCCGCGATGGACAACGCCCGCGACGCCACCCAGGTCTTCGGCGGCTACGGGTTCATGAACGAGTTCCCCGTCGGCCGCTTCTACCGCGACGCGAAGATCCTGGAGATCGGCGAGGGCACCAGCGAGGTCCAGCGCATGCTCATCGCCCGCGAACTCGGCCTGCCCGCTTAG
- a CDS encoding hydroxymethylglutaryl-CoA lyase — translation MRVTIYEVGPRDGLQNESAVVPVKVKREFVARLAEAGLTTIETTSFVHPKWVPQLADAGELLESLPRVPGVRYPVLVPNEKGLDRALNCARDHGGVTDIAIFGSATESFARRNLNRTVESQFEMFAPVVERALAHGLRVRAYVSMCFADPWEGPVAPAQVARVGRRLLDLGCHELSLGDTIGVGTPRHVEDLLDAFAEAGVGPERLAVHFHDTYGQALANTLTALRRGITVVDSSAGGIGGCPYAKSATGNLATEDLVWMLDGLGVATGVDVRSLAATSLWLAGILGRPSPSRVVQALAKEI, via the coding sequence GTGCGAGTGACGATCTACGAGGTGGGCCCGCGCGACGGCCTGCAGAACGAGTCGGCCGTCGTGCCGGTGAAGGTCAAGCGCGAGTTCGTCGCCCGGCTGGCCGAGGCCGGGCTGACCACGATCGAGACGACGAGCTTCGTCCACCCCAAATGGGTGCCCCAGCTCGCCGACGCGGGCGAGCTGCTGGAGAGCCTGCCCCGGGTGCCCGGAGTCCGCTACCCGGTGCTCGTCCCCAACGAGAAAGGCCTCGACCGGGCGCTGAACTGTGCTCGCGACCACGGGGGCGTCACCGACATCGCGATCTTCGGCAGCGCCACCGAGTCGTTCGCGCGGCGCAACCTCAACCGTACGGTCGAGTCGCAGTTCGAGATGTTCGCGCCGGTCGTCGAGCGGGCCCTGGCCCACGGCCTGCGGGTCAGGGCGTACGTCTCGATGTGCTTCGCCGATCCCTGGGAGGGGCCGGTCGCGCCCGCGCAGGTGGCGAGGGTCGGGCGCAGGCTGCTCGACCTCGGCTGCCACGAGCTGTCGCTGGGCGACACCATCGGCGTCGGCACGCCCCGCCACGTCGAGGACCTGCTCGACGCCTTCGCCGAGGCCGGTGTCGGGCCGGAGCGGCTCGCCGTCCACTTCCACGACACCTACGGCCAGGCTCTCGCCAACACGCTGACCGCGCTGAGGCGGGGGATCACCGTCGTCGACTCCTCCGCCGGAGGCATCGGCGGCTGCCCGTATGCCAAAAGTGCCACCGGCAACCTCGCGACCGAGGACCTGGTCTGGATGCTCGACGGGCTTGGCGTCGCGACCGGGGTGGACGTCAGGTCGCTGGCCGCCACCAGCCTGTGGCTCGCCGGAATCCTGGGCCGGCCGAGCCCCTCCCGCGTCGTCCAGGCTCTCGCCAAGGAGATCTGA
- a CDS encoding acetyl/propionyl/methylcrotonyl-CoA carboxylase subunit alpha gives MFTSVLIANRGEIAVRIIRTLRTLGVRAVAVHSDADRDARHVREADLAVRLPRGYLDADGIVEAARTSGAEAIHPGYGFLAENAAFARRCAEEGLVFVGPRPEAIEAMGDKIRAKETVARAGVPVVPGGAEPRDDLAEAAGRIGFPVLIKPSAGGGGKGMLRVASAGELPAAIESARRTAVAAFGDGTLLLERYVDGPRHIEIQVMADAHGNVVHLGERECSLQRRHQKIVEEAPSPLLDDATRARMGAAAVEAARSVGYVGAGTVEFIVPAADPGGFSFMEMNTRLQVEHPVTEMVTGLDLVELQLRIACGEALPFGQDEVRLRGHAAEARVYAEDPARDFLPTGGRILALREPAGQGVRFDSGLAEGMVVGSDYDPMLAKAVAWAPDRAGALAALDRALGSTVILGVTTNVGFLRALLADPEVAAGRLDTGLVERRLGDLVNGPAGGGVPEEVLAAAALVFHAGFAGPAGGPWDVNDGWRIGAPAWTVHHLGVPVRVAGSADDAEVEVNGRSLGRARLTRLGDGQAVVSLGGVTRRYAVARDRGTLWLAEGGRAWPVTRHEPGDPGDRAGGALGGDGVLRSPMPGTVLLVKAARGDRVTAGQPLVVVEAMKMEHTLTAPDDGVLAELRVRPGQTVDLDAVLAVVTPCE, from the coding sequence ATGTTCACCAGTGTGCTGATCGCCAACCGGGGGGAGATCGCCGTCCGGATCATCCGGACGCTGCGCACGCTGGGCGTGCGCGCGGTCGCCGTCCACAGCGACGCCGACCGCGACGCCCGGCACGTGCGCGAGGCCGACCTCGCCGTACGGCTCCCGCGCGGCTATCTCGACGCCGACGGGATCGTCGAGGCGGCCCGGACGAGCGGCGCCGAGGCGATCCATCCCGGATACGGCTTCCTCGCCGAGAACGCCGCGTTCGCCCGCCGCTGTGCGGAAGAGGGCCTGGTGTTCGTCGGCCCGCGACCGGAGGCCATCGAGGCCATGGGCGACAAGATCCGGGCAAAGGAGACGGTCGCCCGCGCGGGCGTGCCGGTCGTCCCCGGCGGCGCGGAGCCCCGCGACGACCTGGCCGAGGCGGCCGGGCGCATCGGCTTTCCCGTGCTGATCAAGCCGTCGGCGGGCGGGGGCGGCAAGGGCATGCTGCGGGTCGCCTCGGCCGGCGAACTGCCCGCGGCGATCGAGTCGGCCCGCCGCACCGCCGTGGCCGCCTTCGGGGACGGCACGCTGCTGCTGGAGCGGTACGTCGACGGCCCCCGGCACATCGAGATCCAGGTCATGGCCGACGCGCACGGCAACGTCGTCCACCTCGGCGAGCGCGAGTGCAGCCTGCAGCGCAGGCACCAGAAGATCGTGGAGGAGGCGCCGTCCCCGCTGCTGGACGACGCGACGCGGGCGCGCATGGGCGCGGCGGCGGTGGAGGCCGCGCGGTCGGTCGGCTACGTCGGCGCGGGGACGGTCGAGTTCATCGTCCCGGCCGCCGACCCGGGGGGCTTCTCCTTCATGGAGATGAACACCCGGCTCCAGGTCGAGCACCCGGTGACCGAGATGGTGACCGGCCTCGACCTCGTCGAACTGCAACTGCGGATCGCCTGCGGCGAGGCGCTGCCGTTCGGGCAGGACGAGGTGCGCCTGCGCGGCCACGCGGCCGAGGCCCGCGTGTACGCCGAGGACCCCGCCCGCGACTTCCTGCCCACCGGGGGGCGGATCCTGGCCCTGCGGGAGCCCGCCGGACAGGGCGTCAGGTTCGACTCCGGGCTCGCCGAGGGCATGGTGGTGGGCAGCGACTACGACCCCATGCTGGCCAAGGCGGTCGCCTGGGCCCCGGACCGGGCGGGCGCGCTCGCGGCCCTCGACCGGGCGCTCGGATCCACGGTGATCCTTGGCGTCACCACCAACGTCGGTTTCCTGCGGGCGCTGCTGGCCGATCCCGAGGTCGCGGCCGGGCGGCTCGACACCGGCCTGGTCGAGCGCCGGCTCGGCGACCTGGTGAACGGCCCGGCGGGCGGCGGCGTGCCGGAGGAGGTGCTGGCCGCCGCGGCGCTCGTCTTCCACGCAGGCTTCGCCGGGCCTGCCGGTGGTCCCTGGGACGTCAACGACGGCTGGCGGATCGGCGCGCCCGCCTGGACGGTCCACCACCTCGGCGTGCCGGTGCGGGTCGCGGGATCGGCGGACGACGCCGAGGTCGAAGTTAATGGTCGTTCACTCGGCCGGGCGCGGCTGACGCGGCTCGGCGACGGCCAAGCCGTGGTGTCACTCGGCGGGGTCACCCGCCGGTACGCGGTCGCCCGCGACCGCGGCACGCTCTGGCTCGCTGAGGGCGGCCGGGCCTGGCCGGTCACCCGGCACGAGCCCGGCGACCCGGGAGACCGGGCGGGCGGCGCGCTCGGCGGGGACGGCGTGCTCCGCAGCCCGATGCCGGGAACGGTGCTGCTGGTGAAGGCGGCCCGGGGCGACCGGGTCACCGCCGGGCAGCCGCTGGTCGTGGTGGAGGCGATGAAGATGGAACACACCCTGACGGCGCCGGACGACGGCGTGCTCGCCGAACTGCGGGTGCGGCCGGGGCAGACGGTGGACCTGGACGCGGTGCTGGCGGTGGTGACGCCGTGCGAGTGA
- a CDS encoding carboxyl transferase domain-containing protein: MSTSDWPVSAWPVLESRCDPGGEAYKRDAEANERLAAELRERLAAAARGGPERARARHAERGKLLPRDRVDTLLDPGGRFLELSPLAATGMYDDQAPAAGIITGVGRVGGREVVIVANDATVKGGTYYPMTVKKHLRAQEVALHNNLPCVYLVDSGGAFLPKQDEVFPDREHFGRIFYNQATMSARGIPQIAAVLGSCTAGGAYVPAMSDEAVIVRNQGTIFLGGPPLVKAATGETVTAEELGGGEVHARVSGVTDHLAEDDAHALKIVRDIVGSLGPRGPRPWDVAPAEPPLHDPHDLYGIVPQDTRRPYDVREVIARIVDGSRFLEFKAEYGPTLVTGFARVHGHPVGIVANNGILFGESALKGAHFVELCDRRSIPLVFLQNISGFMVGKAYEAGGIAKHGAKMVTAVACARVPKFTVIIGGSFGAGNYAMAGRAYSPRFLWMWPNARISVMGGEQAATVLSMVGDADPEEIRARYEHQGSPYYSTARLWDDGVIDPVDTRTVLGLALGAAANAPLEPVGYGVFRM, encoded by the coding sequence ATGAGCACAAGCGACTGGCCGGTGAGTGCCTGGCCGGTGCTGGAGAGCCGGTGCGATCCGGGCGGCGAGGCGTACAAGCGCGACGCCGAGGCGAACGAGCGCCTGGCGGCGGAGCTGCGCGAGCGGCTCGCGGCCGCGGCGCGCGGCGGTCCGGAGCGGGCCCGCGCCCGGCACGCCGAGCGCGGCAAGTTGCTGCCCCGCGACCGCGTCGACACGCTCCTCGACCCCGGCGGGCGCTTCCTCGAACTGTCGCCGCTCGCGGCCACCGGCATGTACGACGACCAGGCCCCGGCCGCCGGGATCATCACCGGCGTGGGCCGGGTCGGCGGCCGTGAGGTCGTGATCGTGGCCAACGACGCCACCGTCAAGGGCGGCACCTACTACCCCATGACGGTCAAGAAGCACCTGCGCGCCCAGGAGGTCGCCCTCCACAACAATCTGCCATGCGTGTACCTGGTCGACTCGGGCGGGGCGTTCCTGCCGAAGCAGGACGAAGTCTTCCCCGACCGGGAGCACTTCGGGCGCATCTTCTACAACCAGGCCACGATGTCGGCCCGGGGCATCCCGCAGATCGCCGCCGTACTCGGCTCCTGCACCGCGGGCGGCGCCTACGTCCCGGCGATGAGCGACGAGGCGGTGATCGTCCGCAACCAGGGGACGATCTTCCTGGGTGGGCCGCCGTTGGTGAAGGCCGCGACCGGCGAGACCGTCACGGCCGAGGAACTGGGCGGCGGCGAGGTCCACGCCCGCGTCAGCGGCGTCACCGACCACCTCGCCGAGGACGACGCACACGCCCTGAAGATCGTGCGGGACATCGTCGGGTCGCTCGGCCCGAGAGGCCCCCGCCCCTGGGACGTCGCGCCGGCCGAGCCTCCGCTGCACGATCCGCACGATCTCTACGGGATCGTCCCCCAGGACACCCGCCGGCCGTACGACGTGCGGGAGGTGATCGCCCGGATCGTGGACGGCAGCCGGTTCCTGGAGTTCAAGGCCGAGTACGGCCCGACCCTGGTCACCGGGTTCGCCCGCGTCCACGGCCACCCCGTCGGGATCGTGGCCAACAACGGCATCCTGTTCGGCGAGTCGGCGCTCAAGGGCGCCCACTTCGTCGAGCTGTGCGACCGGCGGTCGATTCCGCTGGTGTTCCTGCAGAACATCAGCGGCTTCATGGTCGGCAAGGCGTACGAGGCCGGGGGCATCGCCAAGCACGGCGCGAAGATGGTCACGGCGGTCGCCTGCGCCCGGGTGCCGAAGTTCACCGTGATCATCGGCGGCTCCTTCGGCGCGGGCAACTACGCGATGGCCGGTCGCGCCTACTCGCCCCGCTTCCTGTGGATGTGGCCGAACGCCCGTATCTCGGTCATGGGCGGCGAGCAGGCCGCCACGGTCCTGTCCATGGTCGGCGACGCCGACCCCGAGGAGATCCGGGCCCGCTACGAGCACCAGGGCAGTCCCTACTACTCGACCGCCCGCCTGTGGGACGACGGGGTGATCGACCCGGTGGACACCAGGACCGTCCTCGGCCTGGCGCTCGGCGCCGCGGCCAACGCCCCCCTCGAACCCGTCGGCTACGGCGTCTTCCGGATGTGA
- a CDS encoding TetR/AcrR family transcriptional regulator, translating into MKTPTRNRRAEILDAAAALFAARGFHGVSIEDIGAAVGVSGPALYRHFSGKEALLTEMLLGISERLREQGARLATTADPDTAEAALDALLAGHIEFALRHPALIRVQERELDNVPEQARRAIRRLQRLYAEEWVAVLAELHPDCPQARLRAAAHAVFGLLNSTPHSAGELSPEAMAGLLHTMARAALCQIR; encoded by the coding sequence GTGAAGACCCCTACCCGCAATCGGCGGGCCGAGATCCTCGACGCGGCCGCCGCCCTGTTCGCGGCGCGCGGCTTCCACGGCGTGTCCATCGAGGACATCGGCGCCGCGGTGGGCGTCTCGGGGCCGGCGCTCTACCGGCACTTCAGCGGCAAGGAGGCCCTGCTCACCGAGATGCTGCTCGGGATCAGCGAGCGGCTGCGCGAGCAGGGGGCGCGGCTCGCCACCACCGCCGACCCGGACACCGCGGAGGCGGCCCTGGACGCGCTGCTGGCCGGGCACATCGAGTTCGCGCTGCGCCACCCGGCGCTGATCCGGGTGCAGGAGCGCGAGCTCGACAACGTGCCCGAGCAGGCGAGGCGGGCGATCCGGCGGCTCCAGCGGCTGTACGCCGAGGAGTGGGTGGCCGTGCTGGCCGAGCTGCACCCCGACTGCCCGCAGGCCCGGCTGCGGGCCGCCGCGCACGCGGTCTTCGGCCTGCTCAACTCCACCCCGCACAGCGCGGGAGAGCTCTCCCCCGAGGCCATGGCCGGCCTGCTGCACACCATGGCCCGCGCCGCACTGTGTCAGATCCGGTGA